In Flavobacterium sp. N3904, one DNA window encodes the following:
- a CDS encoding UDP-glucose 6-dehydrogenase — MKITKICCIGAGYVGGPTMAVIAQKCPHIQVTVVDLNTERILAWNDENTDNIPIYEPGLDTIVAEARGRNLFFSTEVDKAIDEAQIIFISVNTPTKTYGKGKGMAADLKYIELCARQIAKVAKDNKIVVEKSTLPVRTAEALKSILDNTGNGVQFQILSNPEFLAEGTAVQDLLSPDRILIGGDTSIEGQKAIQALVDVYSNWVSPEKILTTNVWSSELSKLTANAFLAQRISSINAMSELCEKTGADVNEVAKAIGMDSRIGSKFLKASVGFGGSCFQKDILNLVYIAKSYGLREVADYWEQVIIMNDHQKRRFSNNVVRTLYNTVADKKITFLGWAFKKDTNDTRESAAIYVADDLINEQAKIAVFDPKVSRKKILSDLDYLETRGTEENAKSIFTFEDPYLSCENAHAIAVLTEWDEFVSYDWQKIYDGMQKPAFVFDGRNILNKAKLESIGFVYQAIGS; from the coding sequence ATGAAAATTACAAAAATTTGCTGCATTGGTGCAGGATATGTTGGAGGACCAACAATGGCTGTTATTGCTCAAAAATGTCCACACATTCAGGTTACGGTTGTTGATTTGAATACCGAAAGAATCTTGGCTTGGAATGATGAAAATACAGATAATATTCCAATTTATGAACCGGGTTTGGATACAATTGTAGCAGAGGCCAGAGGCAGAAATTTATTTTTTTCTACCGAAGTTGACAAGGCCATAGACGAAGCCCAAATCATTTTTATATCGGTAAATACACCAACAAAAACTTACGGAAAAGGGAAAGGAATGGCTGCCGATTTGAAATATATCGAATTGTGTGCCCGCCAAATCGCCAAAGTTGCCAAAGACAATAAAATAGTGGTAGAGAAATCGACTTTGCCAGTACGAACTGCCGAAGCGCTCAAAAGTATTCTTGACAATACCGGAAATGGTGTTCAGTTCCAGATTTTGTCTAATCCTGAGTTTTTGGCCGAAGGTACCGCAGTTCAGGATTTATTGAGTCCGGATCGCATCTTAATCGGTGGAGATACCTCGATAGAAGGTCAAAAAGCGATTCAGGCTTTGGTTGATGTATATTCAAATTGGGTGAGTCCAGAAAAGATATTGACAACCAATGTCTGGTCATCAGAATTGTCAAAATTGACTGCCAATGCCTTTTTGGCGCAACGCATATCATCTATCAACGCGATGTCTGAACTTTGCGAAAAAACTGGAGCCGATGTCAATGAAGTGGCCAAAGCCATTGGTATGGACAGCCGAATTGGGTCAAAATTCCTGAAAGCTTCAGTAGGATTTGGGGGCTCGTGTTTTCAAAAAGACATTTTGAATTTGGTTTATATCGCCAAATCATACGGATTGAGAGAGGTTGCCGATTACTGGGAACAGGTTATTATTATGAACGACCATCAAAAGCGTCGTTTCTCCAATAATGTAGTGCGAACACTTTATAACACAGTTGCCGACAAAAAAATTACTTTTTTGGGTTGGGCTTTCAAGAAAGACACTAATGATACCAGAGAATCTGCAGCGATATATGTTGCCGATGACCTGATAAACGAGCAGGCAAAAATTGCGGTATTCGATCCTAAAGTGTCGCGCAAAAAGATACTTTCAGATCTTGATTATCTGGAAACACGAGGAACAGAAGAGAATGCAAAAAGCATATTTACTTTTGAAGATCCTTATCTGTCCTGCGAAAATGCACATGCAATTGCTGTACTTACCGAGTGGGATGAATTTGTAAGTTATGATTGGCAAAAGATATACGATGGGATGCAGAAACCAGCTTTTGTCTTTGACGGAAGAAATATACTGAATAAGGCCAAATTGGAAAGCATTGGTTTTGTGTATCAGGCTATCGGTTCTTGA
- a CDS encoding UpxY family transcription antiterminator codes for MNWYVIYTKPKWEKKVAERLNEIGIIAYCPLITKVSQWSDRKKKVQVPLFNSYVFVKINEKERNVIFEIPGALRYLFWLGKPAIVKDKEIEAIQDWLNVPDSFEVMVSTWKKGDKIVLESGPFVARTAMVQEVKHNHYVLVLESLGCILKVEKK; via the coding sequence ATGAACTGGTACGTAATTTACACCAAGCCCAAATGGGAAAAGAAAGTTGCGGAACGTTTGAATGAAATCGGGATTATTGCCTATTGTCCTTTGATTACTAAAGTCAGTCAATGGTCTGATCGCAAGAAGAAAGTGCAAGTGCCATTGTTTAACTCCTATGTTTTTGTTAAAATCAATGAAAAGGAACGGAATGTTATTTTTGAAATACCCGGTGCCCTACGGTACTTGTTTTGGTTGGGGAAACCTGCCATTGTAAAAGATAAAGAAATTGAGGCCATTCAGGATTGGCTGAATGTACCAGATAGTTTTGAAGTGATGGTATCAACATGGAAAAAAGGTGATAAAATTGTACTGGAATCGGGGCCGTTTGTTGCCCGAACTGCCATGGTGCAGGAAGTAAAACACAACCATTATGTACTTGTTTTGGAGTCTTTGGGATGTATTCTTAAAGTGGAAAAGAAATAA
- the rfbB gene encoding dTDP-glucose 4,6-dehydratase — protein MKKILITGGAGFIGSHVVRRFVQNYPDYQIFNLDALTYAGNLENIKDIEKEPNYTFVKGDITDENFIDVLFQDQQFDGVIHLAAESHVDRSIEDPLAFVKTNVIGTMNLLNAAKKQWVGNFDGKRFYHVSTDEVYGSLGAEGLFTETTAYDPNSPYSASKASSDHFVRAYGETYGLPYVITNCSNNYGPFHFPEKLIPLFINNIINKKPLPVYGDGNYTRDWLFVKDHAVAIDLVFHDGKNHETYNIGGFNEWKNIDLVKVLCQIMDQKLGRTEGESAKLITYVKDRPGHDLRYAIDATKINTQLGWKPSVTFEQGLEITIDWYLNNQDWLNNVTSGAYASYYEKQYS, from the coding sequence ATGAAAAAGATACTTATTACGGGAGGGGCGGGGTTTATTGGTTCACATGTCGTAAGACGGTTTGTGCAAAACTATCCGGATTATCAAATATTTAATTTGGATGCTTTGACGTATGCAGGAAATTTGGAGAATATCAAGGATATCGAAAAAGAACCGAATTATACTTTTGTAAAAGGAGATATTACCGATGAAAATTTTATAGACGTTTTGTTTCAAGACCAACAGTTTGACGGTGTGATTCATCTCGCTGCTGAGTCACATGTGGATCGTTCGATTGAAGATCCTTTGGCTTTTGTAAAAACCAATGTAATCGGTACAATGAATTTATTGAATGCCGCCAAAAAACAATGGGTAGGGAATTTTGATGGCAAACGTTTTTACCACGTGAGTACTGATGAGGTTTATGGTTCACTAGGTGCTGAGGGTTTATTTACTGAGACAACCGCTTACGATCCTAATTCACCTTATTCGGCTTCCAAAGCAAGCTCGGATCACTTTGTTCGTGCTTATGGAGAAACATACGGATTACCCTACGTTATCACAAACTGTTCCAACAATTACGGCCCTTTTCATTTTCCGGAGAAATTGATTCCGTTGTTTATCAATAATATTATCAATAAAAAACCATTGCCGGTTTACGGAGATGGAAATTATACGAGAGATTGGTTGTTTGTAAAAGACCATGCTGTGGCTATCGATTTGGTTTTTCATGATGGGAAGAACCATGAAACCTATAATATTGGTGGATTCAACGAATGGAAAAACATTGATTTGGTCAAAGTATTATGCCAAATTATGGATCAAAAACTAGGTCGAACTGAAGGTGAATCAGCAAAATTGATCACTTACGTGAAAGATCGACCAGGGCACGATTTGCGTTATGCCATTGATGCAACTAAAATTAATACACAATTGGGATGGAAGCCATCTGTTACTTTCGAACAAGGCCTCGAAATCACTATCGATTGGTATTTGAATAACCAAGATTGGTTGAATAATGTGACTTCGGGAGCGTATGCTTCGTATTATGAGAAGCAGTATTCGTAG
- a CDS encoding GNAT family N-acetyltransferase — translation MIKFETLETNRLILRKITPEIIGYMFDNYSDNKIKKYLGLVDEDEFTLEKMKREGGYKTYNRTILSFLIVLKSNNEIIGRCGYHNWYNDHRRAELGYSLSKDENKKKGYMSEAVISILEYGFNCMDLNRIEAYISPLNIASQSIVKKNGFVQEGILKEHFIENGIVHDSLVFSLLKEYYK, via the coding sequence ATGATAAAATTTGAAACATTAGAAACGAATAGATTAATTTTAAGAAAAATTACGCCTGAAATAATTGGATATATGTTTGACAATTATTCAGATAATAAAATTAAAAAATACCTTGGATTGGTAGATGAAGATGAATTCACTCTAGAAAAAATGAAGCGCGAAGGAGGTTACAAAACATATAATAGAACAATTTTATCTTTTCTAATAGTTCTGAAAAGCAATAATGAAATAATTGGAAGATGCGGATATCACAATTGGTATAATGATCATCGTCGAGCAGAGTTAGGCTATTCTTTAAGTAAAGATGAAAATAAAAAAAAAGGATATATGAGCGAAGCTGTTATTTCGATTTTAGAATATGGTTTCAACTGTATGGATTTAAATAGAATTGAAGCCTATATTAGTCCTTTAAATATTGCATCCCAAAGCATAGTTAAAAAAAACGGGTTTGTTCAAGAAGGGATTTTAAAAGAGCATTTTATAGAAAATGGAATTGTACATGATTCTTTAGTTTTTTCGTTATTAAAAGAATACTATAAATAG
- a CDS encoding nucleotide sugar dehydrogenase, whose translation MNKDIKIAVIGLGYVGLPLARLFATQFSVVGFDINTSRVEALQSGTDNTLEVDNETLQKVLVQKANTGKGLYCTSKIADIAACTYFIVTVPTPVDKNNRPDLTPLFKSSETVGSVLKKGDIVIYESTVYPGVTEEECVPVLERVSGLQFNVDFFAGYSPERINPGDKEHTVEKILKITSGSTPEIGQKVNELYQSVILAGTHLAPSIKVAEAAKVIENSQRDINIAFVNELAKIFNLLDIDTAAVLKAAGTKWNFLPFKPGLVGGHCIGVDPYYLAQKAQEKGYHPEIILAGRRLNDSMGDYVASQVVKLMIKKGVTINGARLLMLGITFKENCPDVRNTKIVDVIKAFEDYGIQVIIFDPWANPAEVQHEYGLNVINEAPKATFDAVVLGVAHAAFLNLDIHSLRKTCSILYDVKGVLTDGVDGKL comes from the coding sequence TTGAATAAAGACATCAAAATTGCAGTAATAGGTTTGGGTTATGTTGGTTTGCCTTTGGCTCGATTGTTTGCTACCCAATTTTCAGTTGTTGGTTTTGATATTAATACATCAAGAGTTGAAGCATTACAATCAGGTACAGACAATACTCTTGAGGTTGATAATGAAACTTTGCAAAAAGTATTGGTTCAAAAAGCAAATACTGGAAAAGGATTATATTGTACCTCAAAAATAGCCGATATAGCCGCTTGTACTTATTTTATTGTTACCGTTCCCACTCCAGTAGACAAAAATAATCGTCCCGATTTGACACCATTGTTTAAATCCAGCGAAACCGTTGGTTCAGTTCTGAAAAAGGGAGACATCGTTATTTACGAATCTACTGTTTATCCGGGTGTTACCGAAGAAGAATGTGTACCTGTTCTGGAAAGAGTTTCGGGATTGCAATTCAATGTCGACTTCTTTGCAGGCTATTCTCCAGAAAGAATCAATCCAGGTGACAAAGAGCATACGGTTGAGAAAATATTAAAAATAACTTCAGGTTCCACACCTGAAATTGGACAAAAGGTAAATGAATTGTACCAATCGGTTATACTGGCAGGGACGCATCTTGCCCCTTCGATAAAAGTGGCTGAAGCTGCCAAGGTAATTGAAAATTCCCAGCGGGATATCAATATTGCTTTTGTCAATGAATTGGCCAAAATCTTTAATCTTTTAGACATTGATACTGCCGCTGTGCTTAAGGCGGCGGGTACCAAATGGAATTTTTTACCCTTCAAACCAGGTCTGGTTGGTGGGCATTGCATAGGAGTTGATCCTTATTATTTGGCACAAAAAGCACAAGAAAAAGGTTACCACCCTGAAATAATATTGGCCGGACGCCGTTTGAATGACAGTATGGGTGATTATGTGGCTTCGCAAGTAGTGAAGCTAATGATAAAAAAAGGAGTGACTATCAATGGTGCACGTTTGTTAATGTTGGGAATTACTTTCAAAGAAAACTGTCCTGATGTTCGCAACACCAAAATCGTAGATGTGATTAAAGCATTTGAAGATTATGGCATTCAAGTGATTATTTTTGATCCTTGGGCCAATCCTGCTGAAGTACAGCACGAATATGGACTGAATGTTATTAATGAAGCACCCAAGGCCACTTTTGATGCCGTAGTACTCGGTGTTGCCCATGCAGCATTTTTGAATTTAGACATTCATTCGTTACGAAAAACATGCAGTATATTGTATGACGTCAAGGGCGTTTTGACTGATGGGGTTGATGGGAAGTTGTAG
- a CDS encoding SDR family oxidoreductase gives MQEINKKTILVTGGAGFIGSNLCEYFLSKNCKVVCLDNFATGHRHNLKDFINNENFTLIEGDIRNLVTCQQAVQGVNYVLHQAALGSVPRSINDPITTNDVNVSGFLNMLVAARDANVQRFVYAASSSTYGDSVGLPKVEDVIGKPLSPYAITKYVNELYAEIFSRTYGLETIGLRYFNVFGRKQDPNGAYAAVIPKFVMQLMQHESPKINGDGNYSRDFTYIDNVVQMNELAMTADNPAAVNTVYNTAYGDRNTLNDLVGYLKTFLSEYDPKIAEVAIEYGPNRAGDIPHSLASIDKAKTILGYDPKFSLQQGLKEAVGWYWENLSK, from the coding sequence ATGCAAGAAATCAATAAAAAGACAATATTAGTAACAGGAGGTGCAGGATTTATAGGTTCTAACTTGTGTGAATATTTTTTGTCTAAAAATTGCAAGGTTGTTTGTTTGGATAATTTTGCTACAGGGCATCGTCATAATTTGAAGGACTTTATAAACAATGAGAATTTTACTTTAATTGAAGGGGACATCCGGAATCTGGTAACTTGCCAACAGGCTGTTCAAGGCGTAAACTATGTTTTGCACCAAGCGGCATTAGGTTCTGTGCCGAGATCTATAAATGATCCTATTACTACAAATGATGTAAACGTTTCCGGGTTTTTGAATATGTTGGTAGCTGCTCGTGATGCTAATGTACAACGATTTGTATACGCAGCGAGTTCTTCTACCTATGGGGATTCCGTTGGATTGCCAAAAGTAGAGGATGTTATAGGCAAACCATTATCTCCTTATGCCATTACAAAATATGTAAACGAGTTGTATGCAGAAATTTTCAGCAGAACATACGGATTGGAAACCATTGGATTGCGTTATTTTAATGTATTTGGAAGAAAGCAAGATCCCAACGGAGCCTATGCAGCAGTAATCCCAAAGTTTGTGATGCAATTGATGCAACATGAAAGCCCAAAAATAAACGGAGACGGAAATTATTCTCGCGATTTTACATACATAGACAATGTAGTTCAGATGAATGAGTTGGCAATGACTGCAGACAATCCTGCAGCGGTAAATACCGTTTACAACACCGCTTATGGAGACCGCAATACCTTAAATGATTTGGTAGGTTATTTAAAAACATTTTTATCCGAATACGATCCGAAGATTGCTGAAGTTGCTATTGAGTATGGACCAAACAGAGCTGGAGACATACCCCATTCGTTGGCAAGTATCGACAAGGCCAAAACAATTTTAGGATATGACCCCAAGTTTTCACTGCAACAAGGTTTGAAAGAAGCTGTAGGGTGGTATTGGGAGAATCTTAGCAAATAG
- a CDS encoding IS3 family transposase, producing the protein MSTQAYYKRINKQNIEDLEAQKIKKLITPIRQKMARYGAKKLYLDLKDDFKKNDIKIGRDKFFHFLRYHNLLIPKTKLYHITTDSKHGFYKSKDLLVNLEIKHAEQVFVSDITYIKLTSQHAYLALVTDVYSKKIMGYKIDTNMRVQLVKDALVMAVKNRRYININLIHHSDRGMQYCCPDFAEFAKSKNIILSTTQNSSPYENAVAERINGILKHEFGLNKTIPNLKTAQKMVKQAIEIYNNERRHCSLGMKTPEFAHVNQIHKYKSYKKNKIAILVA; encoded by the coding sequence ATAAGCACTCAGGCTTATTACAAACGAATTAATAAACAGAATATTGAGGATTTAGAGGCTCAAAAAATCAAAAAACTCATCACTCCTATTCGCCAAAAAATGGCTCGATATGGAGCCAAAAAACTCTATCTTGACTTGAAAGATGACTTTAAAAAAAATGATATAAAAATAGGTAGAGACAAGTTCTTTCATTTTTTAAGATATCACAATTTATTAATACCAAAAACAAAGCTTTATCACATTACAACCGACTCTAAACATGGATTTTACAAATCAAAAGACTTACTTGTCAACCTTGAAATAAAACATGCTGAACAGGTATTTGTCAGTGATATAACTTACATTAAACTCACATCTCAGCATGCCTATTTAGCCTTAGTCACAGACGTTTATTCAAAGAAAATCATGGGTTATAAAATTGATACAAATATGCGCGTACAATTGGTCAAAGATGCTTTAGTAATGGCTGTTAAAAATAGACGTTACATCAATATAAATCTAATCCATCATTCCGATAGAGGGATGCAATATTGTTGTCCAGATTTTGCTGAATTTGCTAAATCTAAGAACATTATTTTAAGTACAACACAAAATTCCAGCCCATATGAAAATGCTGTTGCAGAAAGAATTAATGGAATATTAAAACACGAATTTGGATTAAATAAAACAATTCCAAACTTAAAAACAGCTCAAAAAATGGTAAAACAAGCAATAGAAATTTACAACAACGAACGTAGACATTGCTCTCTGGGAATGAAAACACCTGAATTTGCACACGTGAATCAAATCCACAAATACAAATCCTATAAGAAGAATAAAATCGCTATTTTAGTTGCGTAG
- a CDS encoding SLBB domain-containing protein: MKKIITAIVLLIALFQSSSLKAQDILNASDLSSVRVEYLSDIDIDKIRLQLQSNNITIVQAEGMALSKGMSAAEFAKLKKRLETSAGGKLSANNSGGNEDAVRQQEKIENNKVKDNLNSLVFGSELFDNPTLNFEPNLKLATPVNYILGPGDELQISVNGVQEFNASAPVSAEGKVSIQYVGQISVSGMTIEAATQKIKGAMSRIYSTVRSGQSQVNVSLSRIRTIKVTLIGSRQPGNYSISSLATVYNALFLGGGPGKNGSYRNIELIRNNKVFRNIDIYRFLVSGDQSDNVGLKDNDVIRIPVYTNRVTLEGEVKRPGIFEMKKGEYFSNLLTFASGFNEFAYTASVNVVQKTSKEFKVADIQASQYNTYVPLNGDVYRVSKILDRFENRIIIKGAVFRPDTYSFYEGMRVSDLIRQAEGLKEDAYLQRARIIRLKSDLTYENVNIDLSKAMSGDFNADLALKKEDVVTVYSILDFTEEYKVTIEGEIKRPNLYDYQENFTLNDLIVAAGGLTGSASKRVEIARMIKAETIDDTNPNKIELFNIEITPDSNEQAINFQLKPFDVVNIRRMAVIEKPKMVEVTGSVSYPGKYVLANKKEKIYDIIKRAGGLTSVASLNGVKIKRSVQKTQIEQIENVDLNLGGKDTIQKKLVADLKYAIIPVDWLKVSKNQNDNANVTLLPGDVIEVSAFNETVKVAGNVLLTSDIPYVKGRSINYYLDAVGGLDAKGWRKKAYIIYPNGKAAVTHTILFVFRNNPEVLPGSQIVVPEKPEGTKMSTGEWVSIASVLVSMGVLLVTAIKP; the protein is encoded by the coding sequence ATGAAAAAAATAATCACAGCAATTGTCCTTTTAATAGCCCTTTTTCAATCTTCTTCTCTAAAGGCTCAAGATATTTTGAATGCAAGTGATCTTAGTTCGGTAAGAGTCGAATATTTATCGGATATTGACATCGACAAGATAAGATTGCAATTACAAAGTAATAATATTACGATAGTTCAAGCTGAGGGAATGGCCTTGTCCAAAGGAATGAGTGCTGCTGAGTTCGCCAAATTGAAAAAGCGTTTGGAAACTTCGGCGGGAGGAAAACTAAGTGCCAATAATAGTGGAGGGAATGAAGATGCTGTTCGACAACAAGAAAAAATTGAAAATAATAAAGTAAAGGACAATTTAAATTCTCTTGTTTTTGGATCGGAGTTGTTTGATAATCCCACTTTGAATTTTGAACCTAATCTGAAACTGGCAACTCCAGTAAACTACATATTAGGTCCTGGTGATGAGCTTCAAATAAGTGTTAATGGAGTACAGGAATTTAACGCAAGTGCCCCTGTTTCAGCTGAAGGAAAGGTAAGTATACAATATGTTGGACAAATTTCAGTATCGGGGATGACAATTGAAGCGGCTACTCAAAAAATAAAAGGTGCTATGTCCCGAATCTATAGTACTGTACGTTCTGGACAGTCACAAGTTAATGTAAGTTTGAGTCGCATTCGTACCATAAAAGTGACACTGATAGGGAGCAGACAACCCGGAAATTATTCTATTTCGTCGTTGGCAACAGTCTACAACGCCCTGTTTTTAGGCGGAGGACCAGGAAAAAATGGGAGTTACAGAAATATAGAGTTGATTCGAAACAACAAAGTATTTAGGAATATCGATATTTATCGGTTTTTAGTTTCAGGCGATCAATCGGATAATGTTGGATTGAAAGACAATGATGTTATTCGTATACCAGTTTACACCAATCGAGTTACCCTTGAGGGAGAGGTAAAACGTCCCGGTATTTTTGAAATGAAAAAAGGAGAGTATTTTTCTAACTTATTGACTTTTGCTTCCGGATTTAATGAATTTGCCTATACAGCTTCTGTAAATGTTGTGCAAAAAACTTCCAAAGAGTTCAAAGTCGCAGATATACAAGCTTCACAATACAATACTTATGTTCCATTAAATGGCGATGTGTATCGTGTTTCCAAAATCTTGGACCGATTTGAAAACAGAATTATTATAAAAGGAGCAGTGTTCAGACCTGATACCTATTCGTTTTATGAAGGGATGCGGGTTTCGGATTTGATCCGTCAAGCCGAAGGATTAAAAGAGGATGCCTATCTACAAAGAGCCCGAATCATTCGTTTAAAGTCTGATTTAACTTACGAGAACGTCAATATTGATTTGTCTAAAGCAATGTCGGGTGATTTCAATGCCGATTTAGCTTTAAAAAAAGAGGATGTAGTGACGGTGTATTCTATTTTAGATTTTACGGAAGAATATAAGGTGACTATTGAGGGCGAAATCAAAAGACCTAATTTGTATGATTATCAAGAGAATTTTACACTGAATGATTTAATTGTTGCTGCGGGTGGACTAACAGGCTCAGCCTCCAAGCGAGTTGAAATTGCGAGAATGATTAAAGCTGAAACTATTGACGATACAAATCCGAACAAGATTGAATTGTTTAATATTGAAATCACACCCGATTCAAATGAACAAGCTATTAATTTTCAGTTAAAACCTTTTGATGTGGTAAATATCAGAAGGATGGCTGTTATTGAGAAACCAAAGATGGTTGAGGTAACAGGTTCAGTGAGTTATCCTGGGAAATATGTCTTAGCCAATAAAAAAGAAAAAATTTACGACATTATCAAAAGAGCCGGCGGATTAACATCTGTGGCAAGTTTGAATGGAGTAAAAATAAAAAGATCAGTCCAGAAAACTCAAATTGAGCAAATTGAAAATGTGGATTTAAATTTGGGCGGAAAAGACACTATACAAAAAAAATTAGTAGCAGATTTGAAATATGCAATTATACCTGTAGATTGGTTGAAAGTAAGCAAAAATCAAAATGACAATGCAAATGTTACGTTATTGCCTGGCGATGTTATTGAGGTTTCTGCCTTTAATGAGACCGTTAAAGTTGCTGGTAATGTGCTCTTGACTTCTGACATTCCTTATGTAAAAGGTAGAAGTATTAATTATTATTTGGATGCCGTTGGTGGCTTGGATGCCAAAGGATGGAGAAAAAAAGCTTATATCATTTATCCCAATGGCAAAGCTGCAGTAACTCATACTATTTTATTTGTTTTTAGAAATAATCCAGAGGTTTTGCCTGGTTCTCAAATTGTAGTTCCCGAAAAACCAGAAGGTACAAAGATGAGTACTGGAGAATGGGTGAGTATTGCGTCTGTACTCGTTAGTATGGGAGTACTTTTGGTGACGGCCATAAAACCATAG
- a CDS encoding helix-turn-helix domain-containing protein, which yields MEPTKKEHCPKIEYKKIGFDLKLSIIDQISNGQISLNHASKLHGISRSSITYWMKKLRSFEQNSKTMSKNQELKKLKERIEELEFIKDFQQMIIADFEVSTNLDFAKKSLPEALLKEVEKKKKDLLKSNGSPGASE from the coding sequence ATGGAACCCACAAAAAAAGAACACTGTCCAAAAATTGAGTACAAAAAAATCGGTTTTGACTTAAAACTTTCCATCATTGACCAAATTTCTAACGGTCAAATTTCCCTAAATCATGCTTCAAAATTACATGGAATTTCTCGCTCTTCAATAACGTATTGGATGAAAAAATTACGTTCCTTTGAACAAAACTCCAAAACTATGAGCAAAAATCAAGAACTAAAAAAACTTAAAGAGCGTATCGAAGAACTGGAATTCATTAAAGACTTTCAACAAATGATAATTGCTGATTTTGAAGTAAGTACTAATCTTGATTTTGCAAAAAAGTCATTGCCCGAAGCATTGCTAAAAGAAGTGGAGAAAAAGAAAAAAGACCTTTTAAAATCAAATGGTTCTCCAGGTGCTTCGGAATAA
- a CDS encoding IS110 family transposase — protein sequence MQLQDALIKPKIFIALDIHKKSWTVSIQTDLFFHRTYSMPSVAEDLFQYVEQTFPNHEVDLVYEAGCCGFSAARYFLNLGWNVSVVNPSDVKTGDKERYQKTDALDSKNLSNQLKAGVLRGVYIPIEEHEQFTTLARHRTQVTKKLRQTKLHIKSMLLFHGIKIPDEFDSPNWNQDFIVWLEKIKFSTSCGELALQGKIRMYKFIKSEYLEIANQMRAHCRKTHKKDYNLLRSIPGIGGYLASVILAECGDLRRFNNEGQFSSYIGLVPGIYNSGGSEKCLGITPRSRSQLRSYLVEAAWIAIRKDAEMQNYYRKHQGKNVKNVIIKIAHKMARRILSVIKTETPYQINRNLVLEK from the coding sequence ATGCAATTACAAGATGCCTTAATAAAACCAAAGATATTCATTGCTTTAGATATTCACAAAAAAAGCTGGACCGTTTCCATTCAAACTGATTTGTTTTTTCACAGAACGTACTCGATGCCTTCTGTCGCCGAGGATTTATTTCAATATGTGGAGCAGACATTTCCTAATCACGAAGTGGATCTGGTTTACGAAGCAGGTTGCTGCGGGTTTTCCGCAGCCCGCTATTTTTTAAACTTAGGTTGGAATGTTTCGGTGGTCAATCCATCCGATGTCAAGACAGGAGACAAGGAGCGGTATCAAAAAACAGACGCCTTAGATTCCAAAAACCTGTCCAATCAATTAAAGGCTGGAGTTCTCAGGGGAGTTTATATTCCTATTGAAGAACACGAACAGTTTACGACTTTGGCCCGTCATAGAACCCAAGTCACTAAGAAACTCCGACAAACCAAACTGCATATCAAAAGCATGCTGCTGTTTCATGGCATAAAGATTCCAGATGAGTTTGATAGCCCGAATTGGAACCAAGATTTTATTGTATGGCTGGAAAAAATAAAATTCAGCACCAGCTGCGGAGAATTGGCTTTGCAGGGCAAAATACGGATGTACAAATTTATCAAGTCAGAGTATTTGGAAATCGCTAATCAAATGCGTGCTCATTGCCGAAAGACCCATAAGAAAGATTATAATCTCTTGAGGAGCATTCCTGGAATTGGAGGTTATCTGGCAAGTGTAATTCTGGCCGAATGTGGTGATTTGCGCCGATTCAATAACGAGGGACAATTTAGCTCTTACATCGGATTGGTGCCCGGGATTTACAATAGCGGCGGTTCGGAAAAGTGTTTGGGAATAACCCCTAGAAGCCGTTCACAATTACGAAGTTATTTAGTGGAAGCAGCTTGGATTGCCATTAGAAAAGATGCCGAAATGCAAAACTATTACCGCAAACATCAAGGCAAGAACGTAAAGAACGTCATTATTAAAATAGCCCATAAAATGGCACGAAGAATACTCTCAGTAATTAAAACCGAAACGCCCTATCAAATCAATAGAAATTTAGTGTTAGAAAAATAA